From Nonomuraea helvata, a single genomic window includes:
- a CDS encoding type II toxin-antitoxin system Phd/YefM family antitoxin, with translation MTVEQLESTKWQLQEAKQRFSEVVRRAHDEGPQIVTRHGQDVAVILDMEEYRQLKGKQPDFKEFLLSGPDLGALDLARDKSTEMRDLELGGDE, from the coding sequence ATGACCGTAGAGCAGCTCGAATCGACCAAATGGCAGCTACAGGAGGCCAAACAGCGCTTCAGCGAGGTCGTCCGCAGGGCTCACGACGAGGGACCGCAGATCGTCACCCGACACGGACAGGATGTGGCGGTGATCCTTGACATGGAGGAATATCGCCAGCTCAAGGGCAAGCAGCCGGATTTCAAGGAGTTCTTGCTCTCGGGTCCGGACCTGGGGGCGCTCGACCTCGCCAGAGACAAGAGCACCGAGATGCGCGACCTCGAGCTCGGAGGCGACGAGTGA
- a CDS encoding shikimate dehydrogenase, giving the protein MRAAVMGSPIGHSLSPYLHRAAYQAMGLDGWSYEAFECDEARLPGLLGELVPVRGQGPDDADAWAGLSLTMPLKRAVLPLLDTVSELALEVGGANTVVFRDGLRHGHNTDVHGIEQALAEAGVPAPRSATVLGGGATAASALAALRNLGLFSATLLVRDPARAGETVEVAERLGVALAVETFDKLDALTRVDLVVSTLPGGAADAFADRLARVPALFDVVYSPWPTSAAAAVQAAGGTVVGGFSMLLHQAVRQVELMTGRTDVPVEIMRAAGEAELARRSASRTD; this is encoded by the coding sequence ATGCGGGCTGCGGTGATGGGCTCGCCCATCGGTCATTCGCTCTCGCCCTACCTGCACCGGGCCGCCTACCAGGCGATGGGGCTCGACGGGTGGAGCTACGAGGCGTTCGAGTGCGATGAGGCGCGGCTGCCCGGGCTGCTGGGTGAGCTGGTGCCCGTGCGCGGTCAGGGACCGGACGACGCGGACGCCTGGGCGGGGCTGTCGCTGACCATGCCGCTCAAGCGGGCCGTGCTGCCCTTGCTCGACACCGTGTCCGAGCTCGCGCTGGAGGTCGGCGGCGCCAACACCGTGGTGTTCCGCGACGGGCTGCGGCACGGCCACAACACCGACGTCCACGGCATCGAGCAGGCGCTGGCCGAGGCCGGGGTGCCCGCGCCGCGTTCGGCGACCGTGCTGGGCGGAGGGGCCACGGCGGCCTCGGCGCTGGCGGCGCTGCGCAACCTCGGGCTGTTCTCCGCGACGCTGCTGGTGCGCGACCCCGCGCGGGCGGGTGAGACGGTGGAGGTGGCGGAGCGGCTGGGCGTGGCGCTGGCGGTGGAGACGTTCGACAAGCTCGACGCCCTGACCCGGGTGGACCTGGTGGTGTCGACGCTGCCCGGCGGGGCGGCTGACGCGTTCGCCGACCGGCTGGCGCGGGTGCCCGCGCTCTTCGACGTGGTCTACTCGCCCTGGCCGACCAGTGCGGCGGCGGCGGTCCAGGCCGCGGGTGGCACCGTGGTCGGGGGGTTCTCGATGCTGCTCCACCAGGCGGTGCGGCAGGTGGAGCTGATGACGGGCCGTACGGACGTGCCGGTGGAGATCATGCGCGCGGCCGGTGAGGCGGAGCTCGCTAGGCGGTCGGCCAGTCGAACGGATTGA
- the rplT gene encoding 50S ribosomal protein L20 has translation MARVKRALNAKKKRRVVLERASGYRGQRSRLYRKAKEQMLHSMTYAYRDRKDRKGAFRRLWIQRINAAARQNGMTYNRLIQGLRLAGVEVDRKILADLAVNDAQTFATLVEAAKKALPANVNAPAAS, from the coding sequence ATGGCACGCGTGAAGCGGGCGCTCAACGCCAAGAAGAAGCGCAGGGTCGTCCTCGAGAGGGCGAGCGGTTACCGTGGCCAGCGGTCACGTCTTTACCGCAAGGCCAAGGAGCAGATGCTCCACTCGATGACGTACGCCTACCGGGACCGCAAGGACCGTAAGGGTGCGTTCCGCCGTCTGTGGATCCAGCGGATCAACGCCGCTGCCCGCCAGAACGGCATGACCTACAACCGCCTGATCCAGGGTCTGCGCCTGGCCGGCGTCGAGGTCGACCGCAAGATCCTCGCCGATCTCGCGGTCAACGACGCCCAGACGTTTGCCACGCTCGTCGAGGCCGCCAAGAAGGCGCTGCCGGCGAACGTGAACGCTCCGGCCGCGAGCTGA
- a CDS encoding sensor histidine kinase, with the protein MHGADTDGRVVAAACTIAIDDLPDGLIVTDRYGCVLAVNRAAARLTGVAVERAVGRHMNDVFPFRDHDGRDWWKALDPEGGLPIRSRVPERPLHLPGGQELYVAARLVREPERCGEVERVTITLRDGGARARLERSRADLVSTVAHELRSPLTSVKGFTATMLAKWSRFTDEQKRVMLETVNNDADRVTRLITELLDVSRIESGRLEVRRQVVDVPARARRLVAGRVAAGEAEDRFRLVVGDDLPEMWLDQDKIDQILGNLVENALRHGRGTVTIEIESVGWGVAVSVRDEGEGIEPELAPRVFRQFWRGGNSRRRGGTGLGLFIVKGLVEAHGGTIIVQRAPEGGAEFRFTVPTGTPDFATP; encoded by the coding sequence GTGCACGGCGCAGACACCGACGGGCGAGTAGTGGCCGCCGCGTGCACGATAGCCATCGACGACCTTCCCGACGGCCTCATCGTGACTGACCGATATGGCTGTGTGCTGGCCGTCAACCGGGCCGCCGCCAGGCTCACCGGGGTGGCCGTGGAGCGCGCCGTCGGCAGGCACATGAACGACGTGTTCCCCTTCCGTGATCACGACGGGCGCGACTGGTGGAAGGCGCTCGACCCGGAGGGCGGGCTGCCCATCAGGAGCAGGGTGCCGGAGCGTCCGCTGCACCTGCCCGGCGGCCAGGAGCTCTACGTCGCGGCCAGGCTCGTACGCGAGCCCGAGCGCTGCGGCGAGGTCGAGCGCGTCACGATCACCCTGCGCGACGGAGGCGCCCGCGCCCGGCTGGAGCGCAGCCGGGCCGATCTGGTCTCCACCGTGGCCCACGAGCTGCGCTCGCCGCTGACCAGCGTCAAGGGGTTCACCGCGACCATGCTGGCCAAGTGGTCCCGCTTCACCGACGAGCAGAAGCGGGTCATGCTCGAGACCGTCAACAACGACGCCGACCGCGTCACCCGGCTCATCACCGAGCTGCTCGACGTCTCACGCATCGAGTCGGGCCGTCTGGAGGTGCGCCGCCAGGTCGTCGACGTCCCCGCCAGGGCGCGCCGGCTCGTCGCCGGGCGTGTGGCGGCGGGGGAGGCCGAGGACCGTTTTCGCCTGGTGGTCGGCGATGACCTGCCGGAAATGTGGCTCGACCAGGACAAGATCGACCAGATCCTGGGTAATCTGGTGGAGAACGCGCTGCGTCACGGGCGTGGCACTGTGACAATAGAGATCGAGTCCGTCGGATGGGGAGTTGCCGTGTCGGTGCGCGATGAGGGCGAGGGCATCGAGCCCGAGCTGGCCCCGCGCGTCTTCAGGCAGTTCTGGCGCGGCGGCAACAGCCGCAGGCGTGGCGGCACCGGGCTCGGCCTCTTCATCGTCAAGGGCCTGGTCGAGGCGCACGGCGGCACGATCATCGTGCAGCGCGCGCCCGAGGGCGGGGCGGAGTTTCGATTTACCGTGCCCACCGGCACGCCCGACTTCGCCACCCCGTAG
- the rpmI gene encoding 50S ribosomal protein L35, which produces MPKMKTHSGAKKRFRLTGTGKIKRRRANRAHYNEWKSSTLTRRLKNEVVLSDADSKKIKKLLAK; this is translated from the coding sequence ATGCCGAAGATGAAGACGCACAGCGGTGCGAAGAAGCGGTTCCGGCTCACCGGCACCGGCAAGATCAAGCGCCGCCGTGCCAACCGCGCGCACTACAACGAGTGGAAGTCGTCCACGCTGACGCGCCGTCTCAAGAACGAGGTCGTCCTTTCCGACGCCGATTCCAAGAAGATCAAGAAGCTGCTCGCCAAGTAA
- a CDS encoding type II toxin-antitoxin system VapC family toxin: MSYILDINVVSEMTKRTRDGSVQAWLDTITGPSLYLSVMVFGEIRKGVELLRRRDPVQANGYESWLGRLQHEFRTRVLPVTAVVAEEWGRIQAMRPLPIVDGILAATARAHDCTLVTRNVKDFAGLDVKVLNPFDWPTA; the protein is encoded by the coding sequence GTGAGCTACATCCTCGACATCAACGTCGTGTCGGAGATGACCAAGCGCACCAGAGACGGCAGCGTGCAGGCGTGGCTCGACACCATCACCGGCCCCAGCCTTTACCTGAGCGTCATGGTGTTCGGAGAGATCCGCAAGGGCGTCGAACTCCTGCGCCGCCGCGACCCCGTGCAAGCGAACGGCTACGAGTCCTGGCTCGGCCGTCTTCAGCACGAGTTCAGGACAAGGGTGCTGCCTGTCACCGCCGTTGTCGCCGAGGAATGGGGGCGAATCCAGGCCATGCGCCCGCTCCCGATCGTCGACGGCATACTTGCCGCCACCGCACGCGCCCACGACTGCACCCTCGTGACCCGCAATGTGAAGGACTTCGCGGGGCTTGACGTGAAAGTGCTCAATCCGTTCGACTGGCCGACCGCCTAG
- the infC gene encoding translation initiation factor IF-3 produces MRGFSRSARSPGHDEHVGIANLGGPISTEPRINERIRVPEVRLVGPNGEQVGIVSIHDALKLAQEADLDLVEVAATARPPVCKLMDYGKFKYESAMKAREARKNQAHTIIKEIKLRPKIDPHDYETKKGHVVRFLKAGDKVKVTIMFRGREQSRPELGFRLLQRLADDVQELGFVESHAKQDGRNMIMVIGPHKKKAEAKAEKAAAKAQRGSEDTSLEDSSPQEA; encoded by the coding sequence GTGCGGGGCTTTTCGCGTTCAGCGAGGAGTCCCGGTCACGACGAGCACGTAGGGATCGCAAACCTAGGAGGCCCCATCAGCACTGAGCCCCGCATCAACGAGCGTATCCGAGTTCCCGAGGTTCGCCTCGTGGGCCCGAACGGCGAGCAGGTAGGCATCGTCTCGATTCACGACGCCCTCAAGCTCGCCCAGGAGGCCGACCTTGACCTCGTCGAGGTCGCGGCCACGGCTCGACCGCCCGTGTGCAAGCTCATGGACTACGGCAAGTTCAAGTACGAGTCCGCGATGAAGGCGCGCGAGGCGCGCAAGAATCAGGCGCACACGATCATCAAGGAGATCAAGCTCCGGCCGAAGATCGACCCGCACGACTACGAGACCAAGAAGGGTCACGTGGTGCGGTTCCTCAAGGCGGGGGACAAGGTCAAAGTCACGATCATGTTCCGTGGTCGCGAGCAGTCCAGGCCGGAGCTCGGCTTCCGGCTGCTGCAGCGGCTGGCGGACGACGTCCAGGAGCTGGGGTTCGTGGAGTCCCACGCCAAGCAGGACGGCCGTAACATGATCATGGTGATCGGTCCGCACAAGAAGAAGGCCGAGGCGAAGGCCGAAAAGGCCGCCGCCAAGGCCCAGCGTGGCAGCGAGGACACTTCCCTAGAGGACTCTTCCCCACAGGAAGCATGA
- the pheS gene encoding phenylalanine--tRNA ligase subunit alpha, with protein sequence MEADAIAAIKAADSLDALKQARLAHAGDRSPIALANREIGALPPAARAEAGKRVGTARKAINEALAGRQAELEAERDARVLVEESVDVTLPWDRRPRGARHPLTTLQERIADAFVAMGYEVAEGPDLEGEWFNFDALNIAKDHPARSDHDTFFVGSTDSGMVLRTQTSPVQIRALLQRELPVYVISPGKTFRTDELDATHTPVFHQTEGLAVDEGLTMAHLKGTLDRFAEVMFGKGITTRFRPNYFPFTEPSAEMDLKCFVCRGASAVPGNPPCRTCKSEGWIEWGGCGMVNPRVLVACGVDPSRYSGFAFGMGIERTLMFRHNAEDMRDMVEGDVRFTLPFGMEI encoded by the coding sequence ATGGAGGCCGACGCCATCGCGGCGATCAAGGCGGCCGACAGCCTCGACGCACTCAAGCAGGCCAGGTTGGCGCATGCCGGCGACCGCTCGCCCATCGCCCTGGCCAACCGCGAGATCGGCGCCCTGCCGCCGGCCGCCCGTGCCGAGGCCGGCAAGCGCGTCGGCACCGCCCGCAAGGCGATCAACGAGGCGCTCGCCGGCCGCCAGGCCGAGCTGGAGGCCGAGCGTGACGCGCGGGTGCTCGTCGAGGAGAGCGTCGACGTCACCCTGCCGTGGGACCGGCGGCCGCGCGGCGCCCGCCACCCGCTGACCACGCTGCAGGAGCGCATCGCCGACGCGTTCGTCGCCATGGGATACGAGGTGGCCGAGGGCCCCGACCTCGAAGGCGAATGGTTCAACTTCGACGCTCTCAACATCGCGAAGGACCATCCGGCCCGTTCCGACCACGACACGTTCTTCGTGGGGTCGACCGACTCCGGCATGGTGCTGCGCACGCAGACCTCGCCGGTGCAGATCCGCGCGCTGCTCCAGCGCGAGCTGCCGGTCTACGTGATCTCGCCGGGCAAGACGTTCCGCACCGACGAGCTCGACGCCACCCACACGCCGGTCTTCCACCAGACCGAGGGGCTGGCCGTGGACGAGGGCCTGACCATGGCCCACTTGAAGGGGACGCTCGACCGCTTCGCCGAGGTGATGTTCGGCAAGGGCATCACGACCCGGTTCCGGCCCAACTACTTCCCGTTCACCGAGCCGTCCGCCGAGATGGACCTCAAGTGCTTCGTCTGCCGCGGCGCCTCGGCCGTCCCCGGCAACCCGCCCTGCCGCACCTGCAAGTCGGAGGGCTGGATCGAGTGGGGCGGCTGCGGCATGGTCAACCCGCGCGTGCTGGTCGCCTGCGGGGTCGATCCGTCGCGGTATTCGGGGTTCGCGTTCGGCATGGGCATCGAGCGTACGCTGATGTTCCGCCACAACGCCGAGGACATGCGTGA
- a CDS encoding RNA methyltransferase, whose protein sequence is MAGSELTNVKSPRVKAARRLTKRAFRDQDRRFLAEGPQAVREALKLEGVPLELFSTADAELRHPELITEATLKGVPVHRASGEVMAELSQTVTPQGLVAVCKLVHVPLDEALQGTPRLVAVLAHVRDPGNAGTVMRAADAAGADAVIFTDASVDPYNGKCVRASAGSLFHLPVVIGAPVSAAVRQLKERGLRVLAADGAGKHTLDDVDLTGPTAWIFGNEAWGLPEEILSEADDVVRVPIYGQAESLNLAAAAAVCLYSSARAQRVP, encoded by the coding sequence ATGGCCGGGTCCGAGCTGACCAACGTGAAGTCGCCGCGGGTGAAAGCGGCCAGGCGGCTCACCAAGCGGGCCTTCAGAGATCAGGACCGCAGGTTCCTGGCCGAGGGGCCGCAGGCGGTGCGCGAGGCGCTCAAGCTCGAGGGCGTGCCGCTGGAGCTGTTCAGCACGGCCGACGCCGAGCTGCGCCACCCCGAGCTGATCACCGAGGCCACGCTCAAGGGTGTGCCCGTGCACCGGGCCAGCGGCGAGGTCATGGCGGAGCTGTCCCAGACCGTGACCCCGCAGGGGCTGGTGGCCGTCTGCAAGCTTGTGCACGTGCCCCTGGACGAAGCCCTGCAAGGCACGCCCCGCCTGGTCGCCGTGCTCGCCCACGTGCGCGACCCGGGCAACGCCGGCACCGTCATGCGGGCCGCCGACGCGGCCGGCGCCGACGCCGTGATCTTCACCGACGCCTCCGTCGACCCGTACAACGGGAAATGTGTGCGCGCCAGCGCCGGCAGCCTGTTCCACTTGCCCGTCGTCATCGGTGCACCGGTGAGCGCCGCCGTGCGTCAACTGAAGGAGCGGGGCCTGCGCGTGCTGGCGGCTGACGGCGCGGGCAAGCACACGCTCGACGATGTCGATCTCACGGGACCCACCGCGTGGATCTTCGGCAACGAGGCTTGGGGGCTGCCGGAGGAAATACTGTCCGAGGCGGACGATGTGGTCAGAGTGCCCATCTACGGACAGGCTGAAAGCCTGAACCTGGCCGCCGCCGCGGCGGTATGCCTTTACTCCTCTGCTAGGGCGCAGCGAGTGCCCTAG